One Euphorbia lathyris chromosome 1, ddEupLath1.1, whole genome shotgun sequence DNA segment encodes these proteins:
- the LOC136208862 gene encoding defective in cullin neddylation protein AAR3: MDAMDLNPVDIFEIYRRYCDIRSGKAFKEERVEQDDDSQQIKFSRDALAQLLKFVELKVHKRILIIDELAKLMSNLKLMEDSAEFSRFYDFVFFMCRGNGQKNITVSKAVTAWRLVLAGRFRLLNQWCDYVQKNQKHNIPEDTWQQVLAFSRCVHENLEGYDPEGAWPVLIDEFVEYMYRASGSDKDSNFFCNCGDSESQSCVFEDPLPGLKVTPGLKRKLPILNNKESLVPDYDMNQLSISKRNKPICHRSLNHRADTSVSDGMEIVKQNSPKGCNKSPCAAEGCLSRGFAGLFSTGSYLKLDGKRRVSYT, from the exons ATGGATGCCATGGATTTGAATCCAGTCGATATCTTCGAGATTTACCGGCGTTACTGTG ATATTAGATCCGGAAAAGCATTCAAGGAAGAAAGAGTTGAACAAGATGATGACTCACAACAGATTAAATTTTCAAGGGATGCATTAGCTCAGCTATTAAAATTTGTAGAGTTGAAGGTGCATAAACG GATTTTGATTATTGATGAACTTGCAAAACTCATGTCAAACCTAAAACTTATG GAGGATTCTGCTGAATTCTCACGCTTCTATGATTTTGTATTCTTCATGTGCCGTGGAAATGGTCAAAAGAATATAA CTGTAAGCAAGGCAGTCACTGCATGGAGATTAGTTTTAGCTGGGAGGTTTCGATTGTTGAATCAATGGTGTGATTATGTTCAG aaaaatcaGAAACACAATATACCTGAGGATACATGGCAGCAAGTTTTAGCTTTTAGCCGGTGTGTGCATGAAAATCTTGAAGGGTATGATCCTGAAG GAGCTTGGCCTGTCCTAATAGATGAATTTGTGGAGTATATGTACAG GGCATCTGGATCTGACAAAGATTCAAATTTCTTCTGTAACTGCGGTGATTCAGAGTCTCAGTCCTGCGTATTTGAAGACCCCCTTCCCG GATTGAAAGTGACTCCTGGTTTGAAGAGGAAGTTGCCAATCCTTAATAACAAAGAGTCATTGGTCCCGGACTACGACATGAATCAATTATCAATTTCGAAGAGAAACAAACCAATTTGTCATAGATCATTGAATCATCGAGCAGATACTTCAGTGTCGGACGGCATGGAAATCGTGAAACAGAATAGTCCAAAGGGATGTAATAAATCGCCGTGTGCAGCGGAGGGTTGCTTGTCAAGGGGGTTTGCAGGGCTATTCTCAACTGGTTCCTATTTGAAACTTGATGGAAAAAGAAGAGTATCATATACATGA